Proteins encoded within one genomic window of Leptospira stimsonii:
- a CDS encoding response regulator, with translation MKAGVAPNGRPYQVLIAENSRFQAKQLAQILESEGYQVIGFAENGKELVKLYDEHRLVDLITLDLNLPVMDGFATFFEIKEKGVLPRIVLVSEENTPAVLKYLVDEGAMDYIPKPVKREKVLEKVNAAIKKIPKV, from the coding sequence ATGAAAGCAGGTGTAGCTCCGAACGGAAGACCTTATCAGGTATTGATTGCCGAGAACTCAAGATTTCAGGCCAAACAACTGGCTCAAATTTTAGAATCGGAAGGATATCAGGTCATCGGATTTGCGGAAAACGGAAAGGAACTCGTTAAACTCTACGATGAACATCGATTAGTCGATTTGATCACATTGGATCTGAATCTTCCAGTCATGGATGGATTCGCCACTTTTTTTGAGATCAAAGAAAAGGGCGTTCTTCCCAGAATCGTACTGGTGTCCGAAGAGAACACACCTGCGGTCCTAAAATATCTCGTGGACGAGGGAGCGATGGACTACATTCCGAAACCGGTAAAACGGGAGAAGGTATTGGAAAAAGTCAACGCGGCAATCAAGAAAATTCCAAAAGTCTAA